A stretch of DNA from Curtobacterium sp. MCBD17_035:
GGAGACCTTCGAGTCCTTCGCGTAGCCCTGCTCGAGCAGCACGATCTCCTTGAAGAAGCCGTTCAGGCGGCCCTCGATGATCTTCGGGAGCGCGGCCTCCGGCTTGCCCTCGGCGCGCGTGGTCTCCTCGACGATCCCGCGCTCCTTCTCGACGGCCTCGGTCGGGACGTCCTCGCGCGTCAGGTACTTCGGGTCGGCGAACGCGATGTGCTGCGCGATCGACCGAGCCGTCTCGGCGTCGTCACCCGAGTAGGCGACGACGACGCCGACCTGCGGGGGCAGGTCCTGGCTGGTCTTGTGCAGGTAGATCGCGAAGTTCGTGCCGTCGACACGGGCGACCGTGCGGAGCTCGACCTTCTCGCCCATGAGCGCGGCGTTGTCGTTGATGTAGTCGCTGGCCGTCTGGCCGTTGACCGTCGCCGCGTTGCCGGCCTCGACCGTGCCGGCGCCGGCCTCGGCGACCGCGCCGAGGACCTCGGACGCGAGCGCGATGAAGCGGTCGTTCTTCGCGACGAAGTCGGTCTCGCTCGCGAGCTCGATGATCGTGGCGGCACCGGTGGTCTCGGTGGCGGCGACGAGGCCCGCGGTGGTCGCACGGCCTTCGCGCTTCGCGACACCCTTGAGGCCCTTGACCCGGAGGATCTCGATGGCCTTCTCGATGTCGCCGTCGGCCTCGACGAGCGCGTTCTTGCTGTCGAGCATGCCCGCGCCGAGGCGGTCACGCAGGGTCTTCACGTCAGCTGCGGTGAAGTTCGCCATGGTGGACGTCCTTTCTGGACTCGCGTGTGGTGATGAACGGGGAGGCGCCGGACGGCGCCTCCCCGGTGTGTCCTGTGCGGCTGGTGTTACTCGGCCGGGGTGGTCTCGGCGGCGGCAACGGCCTCGGCCGTCGGCTCCGCGTTGACCGTCTCGAGCGGCTCGCCCAGCGGCTTCTCGGCGACCTGCGCGTCGGCGTCGTTCTCCTCGACCGTGGCGCCCTCGCCCTCGGTCTGGCCTGCGGCGGTGTTCGACCCGCCCTGCGCGAGGAGCTCCTGCTCCCACTCGGCCAGCGGCTCGACGGGCTCGTCCGACCCGCCCTGGTGGCGGACGGTCAGGCCCTCGGCGGCGGCGTCGGCGACGATGCGCGTCAGCAGACCGACCGAGCGGATCGCGTCGTCGTTGCCCGGGATCGGGTAGGTGATCTCATCGGGATCGCAGTTGGTGTCGAGGATGCCGATGACCGGGATGCCGAGCTTCTGCGCCTCGTCGATGGCGAGGTGCTCCTTCTTGGTGTCGACGACCCACAGGGCGCTCGGCGTGCGCGTGAGGTTGCGGATGCCACCGAGGGTCTTGTGCAGCTTGTCGAGCTCGCGCTTCTTGATGAGGAGCTCCTTCTTGGTGAAGCCCTTCGTCGTGTCGTCGAAGTCGATCTCCTCGAGCTCCTTCATGCGGGCGAGCCGCTTGGAGACCGTCTGGAAGTTCGTGAGGAGACCCCCGAGCCAACGCTGGTTGACGTAGGGCTGGCCGACGCGCGTCGCCTGCTCGGCGATGGAGTTCTGCGCCTGCTTCTTGGTGCCGACGAAGAGGATCGTGCCGCCGTGGGCGACGGTCTCCTTGACGAAGTCGTAGGCGCGGTCGATGTAGGACAGCGACTGCTGCAGGTCGATGATGTGGATGCCCGAGCGCTCGGCGAGGATGAAACGCTTCACCTTCGGGTTCCACCGGCGGGTCTGGTGCCCGAAGTGCACGCCGCTGTCGAGCAGCTGGCGGATGGTGACGACGGCCATGGCCGTTCTCCTTTTCCGGCGCACGGCACGGCCGCGCGCTGATGTTGCGGTTTGTCGACCACGACCGGCGGTCGGGTCCCTGGTGCCCGGCGCACGACCGCCGCGACGCCGGAGAGGACCAGCGGGCGGACCGATGGGCGTGGAGGCCGATGGGCACGCGAAGTCAGCGCTCAGCGCGCTGCTGCACTCAGGATAGCACCAGCCGGTCGCGCCGCAGGACGCCGGGAGGCACGGTGCCGGTGACTTGATCGTCTCCCGTGCCCCGTGCCTCCTGGACGACCGGCAACGCCGATCGCGATGGTCCCGCGCCGGTCAGGACCTGCTGCCGACCTTGCCGCCCTCGGCGCTGACACCCATCTCCTCGAGCGAGCGGCCCTTGGTCTCCGGGATCTTGGCGAGCACGAAGAAGAACGACACGAGCGCGAACAACGCGTAGATGCCGTACGTGACCGTCAGGTTGAAGCCCGACAGCGCGGGGAACGTGATCGTGACCACGAAGTTGGCGACCCAGTTGGCCGCCGAACCGATGCCGAGCGCGGTCGCGCGGATGCGGTTCGGGAACATCTCACCCAGGAGCACCCACATGAGCGGGCCCCACGTCGCACCGAACGACACGACGAACAGGTTGGCGAAGACGAGCGCGATGACGCCCCACGGACCCGGCAGGTGCGGATTGCCGCTGGAGTCCAGCGACGCCTGCGAGAACGAGATCGCGACCATGAGCAGCGACACGAACATGCCGGCCGATCCCGCGACGAGCAGGGGCTTCCGACCGAGGCGG
This window harbors:
- the rpsB gene encoding 30S ribosomal protein S2, producing MAVVTIRQLLDSGVHFGHQTRRWNPKVKRFILAERSGIHIIDLQQSLSYIDRAYDFVKETVAHGGTILFVGTKKQAQNSIAEQATRVGQPYVNQRWLGGLLTNFQTVSKRLARMKELEEIDFDDTTKGFTKKELLIKKRELDKLHKTLGGIRNLTRTPSALWVVDTKKEHLAIDEAQKLGIPVIGILDTNCDPDEITYPIPGNDDAIRSVGLLTRIVADAAAEGLTVRHQGGSDEPVEPLAEWEQELLAQGGSNTAAGQTEGEGATVEENDADAQVAEKPLGEPLETVNAEPTAEAVAAAETTPAE
- the tsf gene encoding translation elongation factor Ts, yielding MANFTAADVKTLRDRLGAGMLDSKNALVEADGDIEKAIEILRVKGLKGVAKREGRATTAGLVAATETTGAATIIELASETDFVAKNDRFIALASEVLGAVAEAGAGTVEAGNAATVNGQTASDYINDNAALMGEKVELRTVARVDGTNFAIYLHKTSQDLPPQVGVVVAYSGDDAETARSIAQHIAFADPKYLTREDVPTEAVEKERGIVEETTRAEGKPEAALPKIIEGRLNGFFKEIVLLEQGYAKDSKVSVAKVAQDAGLTIEGFARVKVGA